In a genomic window of Glycine max cultivar Williams 82 chromosome 13, Glycine_max_v4.0, whole genome shotgun sequence:
- the KASII-B gene encoding plastid 3-keto-acyl-ACP synthase II-B isoform X1 translates to MASTTTSSLCTWLVAACMSVTCDADRTRTPHAIFRSSKKSRKSQFNVSRSTHSGKTMAVALQPTQEVTTIKKPPTKQRRVVVTGLGVVTPLGHEPDIFYNNLLDGVSGISEIETFDCAEYPTRIAGEIKSFSTDGWVAPKLSKRMDKFMLYMLTAGKKALVDGGITDDVMDELNKDKCGVLIGSAMGGMKVFNDAIEALRISYKKMNPFCVPFATTNMGSAMLAMDLGWMGPNYSISTACATSNFCILNAANHIIRGEADVMLCGGSDAAIIPIGLGGFVACRALSQRNTDPTKASRPWDINRDGFVMGEGAGVLLLEELEHAKKRGATIYAEFLGGSFTCDAYHVTEPRPDGAGVILCIEKALAQSGVSKEDVNYINAHATSTPAGDLKEYQALMHCFGQNPKLRVNSTKSMIGHLLGAAGAVEAVATIQAIRTGWVHPNINLEKPDNGVDAKVLVGSKKERLDVKAALSNSFGFGGHNSSIIFAPYK, encoded by the exons atggcTTCGACCACCACCTCCTCCCTCTGCACGTGGCTCGTCGCTGCTTGCATGTCAGTCACGTGCGACGCCGACCGCACCAGAACCCCTCACGCAATCTTCCGCTCCTCCAAAAAGTCTCGCAAGTCTCAATTCAACGTCTCTCGATCCACTCATTCTG GTAAAACAATGGCTGTAGCTTTGCAACCTACCCAAGAGGtcacaacaataaaaaaacctCCTACAAAGCAAAGGCGAGTAGTTGTGACAGGATTGGGTGTGGTTACACCACTTGGGCATGAGCCAGATATCTTCTACAATAATTTGCTTGATGGTGTTAGTGGCATAAGTGAGATTGAAACATTTGACTGTGCAGAATATCCAACA AGGATTGCTGGTGAAATCAAGTCTTTCTCAACTGATGGCTGGGTAGCACCAAAACTTTCTAAGAGAATGGATAAATTTATGCTCTATATGCTGACAGCTGGCAAAAAAGCCTTGGTTGATGGTGGAATTACTGATGATGTAATGGATGAGTTAAATAAAGATAAGTGTGGAGTTCTGATTGGCTCAGCAATGGGTGGCATGAAG GTTTTCAATGATGCCATTGAAGCTTTACGAATCTCATATAAGAAGATGAATCCTTTTTGTGTACCTTTTGCAACAACAAATATGGGTTCTGCCATGCTTGCAATGGATCTG GGATGGATGGGCCCTAATTATTCTATCTCTACAGCTTGTGCTACAAGTAACTTTTGTATATTGAATGCAGCAAACCATATCATTAGAGGTGAAGCT GATGTGATGCTTTGTGGTGGCTCAGATGCTGCTATTATACCAATTG GTTTGGGAGGCTTTGTGGCATGCAGGGCACTCTCACAAAGGAATACTGATCCTACCAAAGCTTCACGCCCTTGGGACATT AACCGTGATGGATTTGTCATGGGAGAAGGGGCTGGAGTTTTGCTTTTAGAAGAACTGGAGCATGCTAAG AAAAGAGGTGCAACCATATATGCTGAATTCCTTGGTGGAAGTTTCACCTGTGATGCATATCATGTGACTGAGCCGCGTCCTGATG GGGCTGGTGTTATTCTTTGCATTGAAAAGGCATTAGCTCAGTCTGGAGTATCAAAAGAGGATGTGAATTACATAAATGCACATGCCACATCCACACCAGCTGGAGATCTTAAGGAGTACCAAGCTCTAATGCATTGTTTTGGTCAAAACCCCAAG TTACGAGTGAATTCTACAAAATCTATGATTGGTCATCTACTAGGGGCAGCTGGCGCTGTGGAAGCTGTGGCCACAATACAG GCAATTAGGACAGGGTGGGTTCATCCCAATATCAACCTAGAAAAGCCAGATAATGGAGTG gatgctAAAGTGCTTGTTGGCTCAAAGAAAGAGAGACTGGATGTCAAGGCAGCCTTGTCGAATTCATTTGGTTTTGGGGGTCACAATTCTTCAATCATATTTGCACCTTACAAGTGA